CAGGATACGCTTCTTCTATTTTCTTAAAAAAAGCCAGCGTAGAGGCCGTATTCAACGTCTTATCCTCATGAAGAACTACTTTTTTATTCAACATATCGATCGATGCCGAAATATTTAATCGAGATCTTCCCGTATTGCTTGGTCTCTCTTTTCTTTCCCCTACTTTAATCCATCCATAGTCGGCTACTGTGTTATGCGTCGGGTGAACGCCATCTATAAAACAGATGGTTTCATTGGACAACAGTCCCTTTTTTAGCTGCTCATATTCAGCAATCCATTTCTCTTGTGCTTCTCGATTGGCTTTACCGGGGACAACAGCCGGTTTTTTATAGGAAAACTGATGTTGTTCAAGCCAATGCGTCATTCCTGAAACGGTGTAATCGATTTGATACGTCGCTTTGACATAGACGACAATATCTTTCACATACAAATAAACATGCTGTTGAAGGTGATTGCAGAGCTCTTCTGATTGGTTTTTTGTGAGCTTACTCTCTGAACCACCATTTTCCGGTTTAAGTTTTTGAGCGTTTTGATAATCAAGAATGTGCTGTCGAACTCCCTCATCACTGAGAAGCAGAACATCGGCTATCCGGGAATAAGACCATCCCCTATCATAGAGCAAAACAGCTTTGATGCGGT
This is a stretch of genomic DNA from Simkaniaceae bacterium. It encodes these proteins:
- a CDS encoding IS630 family transposase; this translates as MNFLSHDQRTKLISQHKLERDKRIYDRIKAVLLYDRGWSYSRIADVLLLSDEGVRQHILDYQNAQKLKPENGGSESKLTKNQSEELCNHLQQHVYLYVKDIVVYVKATYQIDYTVSGMTHWLEQHQFSYKKPAVVPGKANREAQEKWIAEYEQLKKGLLSNETICFIDGVHPTHNTVADYGWIKVGERKERPSNTGRSRLNISASIDMLNKKVVLHEDKTLNTASTLAFFKKIEEAYP